A window of Tautonia plasticadhaerens contains these coding sequences:
- a CDS encoding head-tail connector protein, whose amino-acid sequence MSARRHLTLITAPAIEPVTVSELAAFARLDDDAASAEEALIDSFITVARQAAEEYTRRAFITQSWKLSLDLNRCGMVYDLPEGVYDLPVTALYGELPDEIELPRAPVQSITSVTTYDTANTASTFDPSNYTADTAGNRIVLAETATWPTNLRSVAAVAIVTINGYGDAASDVPPAIRMAIQMHAASLYETRGQCGCDVPPAAQQLLRQYRVECL is encoded by the coding sequence TCATCACCGCCCCGGCCATCGAGCCGGTAACGGTGAGCGAGCTTGCCGCGTTCGCGCGGCTGGACGACGACGCCGCGAGCGCGGAAGAAGCCCTGATCGACAGCTTCATCACCGTGGCGCGCCAGGCTGCGGAGGAATACACCCGCCGGGCGTTCATCACACAGAGCTGGAAACTCTCGCTCGATTTGAACCGCTGCGGTATGGTCTATGACCTGCCCGAAGGCGTCTATGACCTGCCGGTCACCGCCCTCTACGGCGAGCTGCCCGACGAAATCGAGCTGCCCCGCGCGCCGGTGCAAAGCATCACCAGCGTCACCACCTACGATACAGCCAATACCGCCAGCACGTTCGACCCCTCGAATTATACCGCCGACACGGCGGGTAACCGGATCGTGCTGGCCGAAACAGCGACCTGGCCGACCAATCTCCGCTCCGTCGCCGCCGTGGCGATTGTGACCATCAACGGCTATGGCGATGCCGCATCTGACGTGCCGCCCGCGATCCGCATGGCCATCCAGATGCACGCGGCGAGCCTGTACGAAACGCGCGGCCAATGCGGTTGCGACGTGCCGCCCGCAGCCCAGCAGCTGCTCCGCCAGTACCGCGTCGAGTGCCTGTGA